The following coding sequences lie in one Methanobacterium alcaliphilum genomic window:
- a CDS encoding ABC transporter ATP-binding protein, giving the protein MTKIDINNISMNYNVEDSSTSALHNINLHLKDGEFVSIIGPSGCGKSTLIDIIAGLKKPTQGNVVVGNREVIGPSPDLGIVFQDYSLFPWMTSYENLKFAIEHTNEGLKTKEIDDRAKKYLNIVGLSNFANKFPNTLSGGMRQRLAIARMFATEPKVFLMDEPFGALDALNRVHMQDLLIYLWSRGDKRETTLYVTHDVDEAILLSDKIVVMTPSPGQIKEIIKVDFERPRCRTDLVKCIEYMRLRSNLLSLLNEEMLDALAEQEKHMRELV; this is encoded by the coding sequence ATGACAAAAATTGATATAAATAATATTTCTATGAATTATAATGTGGAAGATAGTTCTACATCTGCACTTCATAATATTAACCTTCATTTAAAAGATGGTGAATTTGTTTCAATAATTGGCCCTAGTGGGTGTGGTAAAAGTACTTTAATTGATATAATTGCTGGTTTAAAAAAACCTACTCAGGGTAATGTAGTTGTTGGAAATAGGGAAGTTATAGGCCCAAGTCCTGATTTAGGAATAGTATTTCAGGACTATTCTTTGTTTCCGTGGATGACTTCTTATGAAAATTTGAAATTTGCTATTGAACATACTAATGAAGGACTTAAAACTAAAGAAATTGATGATAGGGCAAAAAAATACTTGAATATTGTGGGGTTATCTAATTTTGCTAATAAATTTCCCAATACTTTGTCTGGTGGTATGAGGCAACGCTTAGCTATTGCACGCATGTTTGCTACTGAACCAAAGGTTTTCTTAATGGATGAACCTTTTGGGGCTTTAGATGCCTTAAATAGAGTCCATATGCAGGATTTATTAATATATCTTTGGAGTAGGGGAGATAAAAGAGAAACAACATTATATGTTACTCATGATGTTGATGAGGCTATTTTACTTTCAGATAAAATTGTTGTTATGACTCCTTCACCTGGACAAATAAAAGAAATAATCAAAGTTGATTTTGAAAGGCCTCGTTGCAGGACGGATTTAGTTAAATGTATTGAATATATGCGACTAAGATCAAATTTACTGTCGCTTTTAAACGAAGAAATGTTAGATGCATTAGCTGAACAGGAAAAACACATGAGGGAGTTAGTATGA
- a CDS encoding ABC transporter substrate-binding protein gives MVNKKIGILIGVIVLIAVLVGAYSLLGTSSANQIRVGYLPSTGDSLYFIAKEKGFFADEGLDVTLNEFQTGPDEINALLADKLDVEAGGVGEPLNFINNGKDLVIIGGAMGGDSAVIAKDNATATATKNNPKAFEGKTVATVKMSTPDVTIKGALSEAGVNLSKVNFVEFKTAADVVQAVKTGKAPIGFVWPPFQYTAQQQGLVIVKYSDEYIPNHPCCRIVTTSAKVNGSEDKWVKFERALIKAYDYYKTNQTGTVEVVGKYVNMDPKALKQALYDGHLSLSPDPNKKGTLKYWDLLEVLGYSNITNPTALENSINTDLYKKALDQLAQENPKNTNYQDLLKLYQEQNVNVTFSSVANKSS, from the coding sequence ATGGTAAATAAAAAAATAGGAATATTAATTGGCGTCATTGTTTTAATAGCTGTATTGGTGGGAGCCTATTCGTTATTAGGAACATCCAGCGCTAACCAGATACGAGTAGGTTATCTTCCATCTACGGGTGATAGTTTATACTTTATTGCAAAAGAAAAAGGTTTTTTTGCTGATGAAGGGCTGGATGTAACTTTAAATGAATTCCAAACAGGTCCTGATGAAATCAATGCACTTCTAGCTGATAAATTAGATGTTGAAGCTGGAGGTGTAGGTGAACCATTAAATTTCATTAATAATGGAAAAGATCTGGTGATAATTGGTGGAGCAATGGGTGGAGATTCAGCAGTTATTGCTAAAGATAATGCAACTGCAACTGCAACAAAAAACAATCCAAAGGCTTTTGAGGGAAAAACAGTAGCCACTGTAAAAATGTCCACCCCTGATGTCACTATCAAAGGAGCACTTTCTGAAGCAGGAGTTAACCTCTCAAAAGTTAATTTTGTAGAATTTAAAACTGCTGCTGATGTTGTACAAGCAGTTAAAACTGGAAAAGCACCTATTGGATTTGTATGGCCACCATTCCAGTACACTGCTCAACAGCAAGGTCTGGTTATAGTAAAATACTCTGATGAATACATTCCTAATCACCCATGCTGCAGAATAGTTACTACTTCTGCAAAAGTTAATGGTAGTGAAGATAAATGGGTCAAATTTGAAAGAGCATTAATAAAGGCTTATGACTACTACAAAACAAATCAAACTGGAACTGTGGAAGTTGTCGGTAAATATGTAAATATGGATCCTAAAGCTCTTAAACAGGCTTTATATGATGGGCATCTGTCATTATCTCCAGATCCTAATAAAAAAGGAACTCTAAAATATTGGGATTTACTGGAAGTATTAGGATATTCTAATATAACTAACCCAACGGCATTAGAGAATTCTATTAACACAGATCTATATAAAAAGGCTCTTGATCAGTTAGCTCAAGAAAATCCTAAAAATACTAATTACCAAGATCTTTTAAAGCTGTATCAAGAACAGAATGTTAATGTTACGTTCTCTAGTGTAGCTAATAAATCCAGTTAA